In a genomic window of Candidatus Omnitrophota bacterium:
- a CDS encoding helix-turn-helix domain-containing protein — MKSERVEEHLRGKLKNPAFREVYELDQQKLIIAKLIIKYRIKHNLTQGEFAEKVGVTQQHVSKIESGEFSNMSTLEKMLVPLGLGLKFNVVPLRLRSQTVTLK, encoded by the coding sequence ATGAAAAGTGAGAGAGTAGAAGAACATCTAAGGGGTAAGCTTAAAAATCCGGCGTTTAGAGAAGTTTACGAACTGGATCAGCAAAAGCTTATTATTGCCAAACTGATTATTAAATATCGTATCAAGCATAATTTAACTCAAGGAGAATTTGCCGAAAAGGTAGGGGTAACTCAACAGCATGTTTCAAAAATTGAAAGTGGTGAATTCAGTAATATGTCAACGCTTGAAAAAATGCTAGTTCCGCTTGGTTTAGGCCTAAAATTCAACGTAGTCCCTTTACGTTTAAGGTCACAAACCGTGACCTTAAAATAA